In Bufo gargarizans isolate SCDJY-AF-19 chromosome 6, ASM1485885v1, whole genome shotgun sequence, a single genomic region encodes these proteins:
- the LOC122939928 gene encoding syncytin-A-like: MKIVLTIENRGKYDEGDYVLGWYFHKMWGTSRVTQMFKLRDMYKSKEYQPITGVPKNPLAPHIVSLKNLKAISDPTYEDTLAMGTGFSDVNLWLEWMKYSAASVNKSNCYICGAAKPHLGTVPLVLPESVEECFLTLFVNMSYNHSACTEWKSKYPLLLKNPRPGAGIQVYPGNYTCYKGSTHGRNVQNFTKGYCHKYSNLNISLTQNQVYSIGDVYWICGDGKIRSRLEGAWKGECAPAKVIMNMHIFTESDIIEKGVLKINKRSSPLSSFDPHVYIDAIGVPRGVPDEFKARDQVAAGFESIFPIITVNKNADWINYIYYNQQRFVNYTRDALQGVAEELQADSIMTFQNRMVLDMILAEKGGVCRILTDPTSCCTYIPNNTGPTGKVTIAIKKLEDLSIELKKNSGINNPWDQYSGWFRSWKQGLIQLGIVILIVIVVIGVVALCVIPCVK; the protein is encoded by the coding sequence ATGAAAATTGTATTGACAATAGAAAATCGTGGTAAATATGATGAAGGAGATTATGTATTGGGATGGTACTTCCATAAAATGTGGGGGACTTCCCGGGTAACACAAATGTTCAAACTTAGAGATATGTATAAGTCTAAGGAATACCAACCCATCACAGGTGTCCCCAAAAACCCACTAGCCCCACatatagtttctttaaaaaacctAAAGGCCATATCTGATCCCACATATGAGGATACTTTGGCCATGGGGACGGGTTTTTCTGATGTTAATTTGTGGCTGGAGTGGATGAAGTATAGTGCAGCCTctgtgaataaaagtaactgttaCATATGCGGTGCTGCCAAGCCACACCTAGGTACCGTACCCCTAGTGTTGCCAGAAAGTGTTGAAGAATGTTTTTTGACTCTTTTTGTTAATATGTCTTATAACCACAGTGCATGTACAGAATGGAAATCAAAATACCCTCTGTTGTTAAAAAATCCTCGCCCTGGGGCAGGAATCCAGGTATATCCAGGTaactacacatgttacaaaggtAGTACACATGGGAGGAATGTACAGAATTTCACCAAAGGTTAttgtcacaaatacagcaatctgAACATATCCCTCACTCAGAACCAAGTATACTCCATAGGAGATGTGTACTGGATCTGTGGAGATGGAAAAATAAGATCCAGACTGGAAGGTgcctggaaaggtgaatgtgcGCCTGCCAAAGTTATAATGAACATGCACATTTTTACTGAATCAGATATTATAGAAAAAGGGGTGCTAAAGATAAACAAAAGAAGCAGCCCCCTTTCAAGTTTTGATCCCCATGTGTATATAGATGCAATAGGTGTTCCAAGAGGGGTCCCAGATGAGTTCAAAGCTAGAGATCAAGTAGCTGCCGGATTTGAATCAATATTTCCCATCATTACTGTGAataaaaatgcggattggataaATTACATATACTACAATCAGCAAAGGTTTGTAAACTATACCAGAGATGCATTACAAGGGGTAGCAGAAGAACTACAAGCAGACTCAATCATGACATTTCAGAATCGAATGGTGTTGGATATGATTCTTGCAGAGAAGGGCGGAGTGTGCCGAATACTGACTGATCCAACCTCCTGTTGCACATACATACCAAATAATACTGGCCCCACTGGTAAGGTCACAATAGCTATAAAAAAGCTTGAAGATCTGTCAATAGAACTGAAAAAGAACTCAGGTATAAATAATCCATGGGATCAATACTCTGGGTGGTTCAGAAGTTGGAAACAAGGTCTCATACAACTAGGGATTGTCATACTAATAGTAATTGTAGTAATAGGTGTAGTAGCATTATGTGTTATTCCTTGTGTGAAATGA
- the LOC122939942 gene encoding gastrula zinc finger protein XlCGF17.1-like, which translates to DVRGDEQSTEDIPTDNHPDDCTIRSEGLLISSDFKQDDCGIKQETYEEHAIIPDKPSALYNKNLSDPFAQVQSYDSSQTVKQNKSHKGVEYRRVQTGEKPFSCSQCGKCFNRKSVLVRHQRIHTGEKTFSCLHCGNSFHQKSDLVMHRRIHKGEKLFSCSECGKYFTEKSNLLKHERLHTGAKPFCCSECGKTYSLKYTLAIHQRIHTGEKPFSCSECGKCFIWKSDLVRHQRSHTGEKPYSCSECGKCFNQKSALVRHQRSHTGEKPYSCSECGKCFTRKSLVLRHQRTHLEIAKKNQSRALNDD; encoded by the exons gatgtgaggggtgatgagcagagtacagaggacattcctacagataaccaCCCAG atgactgtactATAAGATCAGAGGGACTTCTGATATCTTCAGATTTTAAACAAGACGATTGTGGAATCAAGCAAGAGACATATGAAGAGCATGCCATTATCCCAGATAAGCCCTCAGCCCTTTACAACAAGAATTTATCTGATCCTTTTGCACAGGTCCAATCTTAtgattcatcacagactgttAAACAGAACAAAAGTCACAAGGGTGTTGAATATCGAAGGGTTCaaacaggggagaagccattttcatgttcacaatgtgggaaatgttttaacagaAAATCAgttcttgttagacatcagagaattcacacaggagagaagacaTTCTCATGTTTACATTGTGGGAACAGTTTTCaccagaaatcagatcttgttatgcatcggagaattcacaaaggagagaagctattttcatgttcagaatgtgggaaatattttacagAAAAATCTAATCTTCTTAAACACGAGAGACTTCACACTGGGGCAAAGCCATTttgctgttcagaatgtgggaaaacgTATAGTCTTAAATACACCCTTGCTattcatcagagaattcacacaggagagaagccgttttcatgttcagaatgtgggaaatgttttatttggAAATccgatcttgttagacatcagaggagtcatacaggagagaagccatattcatgttctgaatgtggaaaatgtttcaaccagaaatcagctcttgttagacatcagagaagtcacacaggggagaagccatattcatgttcagaatgtgggaaatgttttacccgcAAATCACTTGTTCTCAGACATCAAAGAACTCACTTGGAAATAGCCAAGAAAAACCAATCCAGAGCACTAAATGATGATTAA